The Paenibacillus sophorae genome has a segment encoding these proteins:
- a CDS encoding alpha-galactosidase — protein sequence MSIHYDETLKIFHLQTPGSSYVLQIIRDGHLSHRYWGARVETFGDSNPLVYMERPLSPNPYPHEKTSGFSLDTLPREYPGYGTSDFREPAFQFECEDGSAVVDLRYHSHRIFPGKPALEGLPATYTESDDEAETLELELRDDLTGLRALLLYTVFKRHDAIARSVRFVNDGGGRLKLLRAMSASVDFGDADYQMLHLSGGWANERNVLSRPLCKGWQSVESKRGASSAQHNPFLALLRGGAGEHSGEVYGFSLVYSGNFAAGAEVDQYDATRAAIGINPFEFSWLLEPGESFQTPEAVLVYSNLGLGGMSSIYHRLYRTRLARGTFRDRERPVLINNWEATYFDFDADKIEQLAVKAAELGIELLVLDDGWFGRRDDDSSSLGDWFVHKEKLPKGLGDLAERVKAKGLEFGLWFEPEMVNPDSELYRKHPDWAIHTAGRPSSTSRNQLVLDFSREEVCAAIVEMLSNVLRSAPISYVKWDMNRNMTEIGSAALPPERQRETAHRYILGLYRVLEELTKAFPDVLFESCASGGGRFDPGMLHYMPQTWTSDNTDAVSRLKIQYGTSIVYPASSMGAHVSSVPNHQTGRITPLETRGHAALSGVFGYELDLTALTAEEETIMKEQVALYKQIRRTVQFGEFHRLLSPFEGNEAAWIFVSEDGAEAAAFYYKILAHPNSGLRTLRLRGLDPSARYRVYGAEPAVDAAMADWTCGTAAGEASGSEVRKPAVYDGTGAAGNGFARIFGGDELMNIGLRVPAGLLKGDFLSHIWRLERVE from the coding sequence GTGTCCATTCATTATGACGAAACGCTGAAAATATTTCATTTGCAGACCCCGGGTTCAAGCTATGTGCTGCAAATCATCCGGGACGGCCATCTGTCTCACCGCTACTGGGGAGCGAGGGTGGAAACGTTTGGCGACAGCAATCCGCTCGTATATATGGAACGTCCGCTGTCGCCGAACCCTTATCCGCATGAAAAAACGAGCGGATTCTCCCTGGACACGCTGCCCCGGGAATATCCGGGGTACGGCACCTCAGATTTCCGGGAGCCGGCCTTTCAATTCGAATGCGAAGACGGTTCGGCTGTCGTTGATTTGAGATATCATTCACACCGGATCTTCCCCGGAAAGCCCGCGCTCGAAGGGTTGCCGGCAACCTATACGGAGAGCGATGACGAAGCGGAGACGCTGGAACTGGAGCTGCGGGATGATCTTACCGGCCTGCGGGCGCTGCTATTGTACACGGTCTTCAAGCGGCATGACGCCATCGCGCGCTCGGTCCGCTTCGTCAATGACGGCGGCGGCCGGCTGAAGCTGCTGCGGGCCATGAGCGCGAGCGTGGATTTCGGCGATGCGGACTATCAGATGCTCCACTTGTCGGGCGGCTGGGCCAACGAGCGGAATGTGCTGTCCAGACCGCTGTGCAAAGGCTGGCAGTCCGTAGAGAGCAAGCGGGGGGCCAGCAGCGCGCAGCATAATCCGTTCCTGGCGCTCCTTCGGGGCGGGGCCGGAGAGCATAGCGGTGAGGTATACGGCTTCAGCCTTGTATACAGCGGGAACTTTGCCGCCGGAGCGGAGGTCGATCAATACGATGCGACCCGGGCGGCAATCGGCATCAATCCGTTCGAGTTCTCCTGGCTGCTGGAGCCGGGAGAGAGCTTCCAGACCCCGGAGGCGGTTCTCGTCTACTCGAACCTGGGCCTTGGCGGAATGTCATCCATTTATCACCGGCTGTACCGGACGCGCCTGGCCAGAGGGACGTTCAGGGACAGGGAGCGTCCGGTGTTGATCAACAACTGGGAAGCGACGTATTTCGATTTTGATGCGGACAAAATCGAGCAGCTTGCAGTCAAGGCAGCGGAGCTTGGCATCGAGCTGCTGGTGCTGGACGACGGCTGGTTCGGCCGCCGGGACGATGACAGCAGCTCGCTTGGAGACTGGTTCGTCCATAAAGAAAAGCTGCCAAAGGGTCTTGGAGATTTGGCTGAGAGGGTAAAGGCGAAAGGGCTGGAATTCGGCCTCTGGTTTGAGCCGGAAATGGTCAATCCCGACAGTGAGCTGTACCGGAAGCATCCCGACTGGGCGATTCACACGGCGGGACGGCCTTCCTCGACGAGCCGCAATCAGCTAGTGCTGGATTTCTCGCGTGAGGAGGTCTGCGCAGCCATCGTGGAAATGCTGTCGAACGTGCTGCGCAGCGCTCCCATCTCCTATGTCAAATGGGACATGAACCGCAATATGACCGAGATCGGCTCCGCCGCGCTGCCGCCGGAGCGCCAGCGGGAAACGGCGCACCGCTATATTCTCGGCTTGTACCGGGTGCTGGAGGAACTGACGAAGGCGTTCCCGGACGTACTGTTCGAGAGCTGTGCCAGCGGTGGCGGCCGGTTCGATCCGGGCATGCTCCATTACATGCCGCAGACGTGGACCAGCGACAACACCGACGCGGTCAGCCGGCTTAAGATCCAGTACGGCACGAGCATCGTCTATCCGGCAAGCAGCATGGGAGCGCATGTCTCCTCCGTGCCCAATCATCAGACGGGGCGGATCACGCCGCTGGAAACGCGGGGCCATGCCGCTCTGTCCGGCGTCTTCGGCTACGAGTTGGACCTCACGGCTCTGACGGCTGAAGAAGAGACGATCATGAAGGAACAGGTCGCACTGTACAAGCAGATCCGGCGGACTGTTCAATTCGGCGAATTTCACCGTCTGCTCAGCCCGTTTGAGGGGAACGAAGCGGCGTGGATCTTCGTCTCTGAAGACGGAGCGGAAGCTGCAGCCTTCTATTACAAGATACTCGCCCACCCGAATTCCGGCCTTCGCACGCTGCGGCTTCGCGGATTGGACCCTTCTGCCCGCTACCGGGTGTACGGGGCTGAACCGGCGGTTGACGCGGCCATGGCGGATTGGACCTGCGGAACGGCGGCGGGTGAGGCGAGCGGCAGCGAAGTCAGGAAGCCTGCAGTGTACGACGGGACGGGGGCTGCCGGGAATGGCTTTGCAAGAATATTCGGCGGCGACGAGTTGATGAACATCGGACTGCGGGTTCCCGCTGGGCTGCTGAAAGGAGATTTCCTGAGTCATATTTGGCGGCTGGAAAGAGTGGAGTAG
- a CDS encoding manganese catalase family protein, whose protein sequence is MFKRMDEIMIEIPQVNQPDANAAAAVQELLGGKFGEMSTLNNYLFQSFNFRSKTKLKPFYDLIMSITAEEIGHVELVSHAINCCLHGTTSAGEPDATPLGSAKDARISYHFLAGAQGAMPFDSMGNPWTGANVFNSGNLVEDLLHNFFLECGARTHKMKVYEMTDHPSAREVVGFLLVRGGVHVVAYAKALEVATGVDVTKLIPIPSLNNKHFKEAAKYEAKGAHTKLYTWSEKDFGAINQIWKGTHPEDNSPLEVVTGAPQGFPIPEAPAVEEEFAPGFSSEEFTSIANRLKMAGNISEAKVTTWA, encoded by the coding sequence TTGTTCAAACGCATGGATGAAATCATGATTGAAATTCCTCAAGTCAATCAGCCCGACGCCAATGCGGCGGCGGCCGTACAGGAACTGCTGGGCGGAAAGTTCGGCGAGATGTCAACGCTTAACAACTATTTGTTCCAATCCTTTAATTTCCGCAGCAAAACAAAGCTGAAGCCCTTCTACGACCTGATTATGAGCATTACGGCTGAAGAGATCGGCCATGTGGAGTTGGTATCCCACGCTATCAACTGCTGCCTGCACGGTACCACTTCCGCTGGGGAGCCTGATGCCACTCCGCTGGGATCGGCCAAGGATGCGCGTATTTCCTATCACTTTCTCGCGGGAGCACAGGGAGCGATGCCTTTCGATTCCATGGGCAATCCATGGACCGGTGCAAATGTATTTAACAGCGGAAACCTGGTGGAAGATCTGCTGCATAACTTTTTCCTGGAGTGCGGCGCCAGAACACATAAAATGAAGGTATATGAAATGACGGATCATCCATCCGCCCGTGAGGTGGTCGGGTTTCTACTTGTGCGTGGGGGCGTTCACGTTGTGGCTTATGCCAAAGCGTTGGAGGTTGCGACCGGCGTCGACGTCACGAAGCTGATACCGATTCCATCGCTAAATAACAAACATTTCAAAGAAGCGGCCAAGTACGAGGCTAAGGGAGCGCATACGAAGCTGTATACGTGGAGTGAGAAGGATTTCGGGGCGATCAATCAAATTTGGAAAGGCACCCACCCTGAAGATAATTCTCCGCTTGAGGTAGTTACAGGAGCACCTCAAGGCTTTCCGATTCCGGAAGCGCCGGCGGTGGAGGAAGAGTTCGCACCGGGGTTTTCTTCCGAGGAATTCACGTCGATTGCGAACCGCCTGAAGATGGCGGGCAACATCAGCGAAGCGAAGGTAACGACATGGGCATGA
- a CDS encoding bifunctional 2',3'-cyclic-nucleotide 2'-phosphodiesterase/3'-nucleotidase, which produces MWKKRWNKPLASVLATAVLSAQVLGGFVAGAFWSTDKAEAADVGGSSLPLIDLRLMTTTDVHTNVYGWDYFKNALSASVGLARTATLINTARSEQSNNLLLDNGDLIQGTPLGTYEAKIQPVTQAVYDSKPHPMIAALNALHYDAATFGNHEFNYGLEFLDRTINGSFTDSLNTKANFPYINANIYKPDGVTNYYKPYEIITKTVKDSNNQSQSIKVGLLGLVTPQIMEWDKANLEGKVVTKGIVETAEKFVPEMRAAGADVIVVMAHTGFDAAAAGPNAENAISELSQVSGIDAITFSHTHKVFPTNWDTTKLDASFIDPATKQPYSYIDNVNGHIHGVPAVQAGYGGGYLGLIDLKITKDGSGKWVVDKAASKASTRSASGAAEDPAILAAVGADHQATIDYTGTPLGTTTARMNSYFALVQDDPTVQIVTYAQKHYVENEIATNPALAEYKGLPILSVGAPFKAGRNGPGEYTSIAAGPLTIRSASDLYLYDNTLKVIKLKGSVVKEWLEMSAGAFNRIKPGISTPQPLLNPAFAVFNFDVIDGIKYKIDVTKKAKYKPDGTINDASSSRVTEVTYGGKPLDPNQDFIVVTNNYRASGGGNFPGVKGSTMIMDTQTENRQVLMDYIKEAGTIDPTADNNWSLAPIKGNVNVTFTSSPDAKNVLPGNIQDTKAVDGKGFEIYNLNLKEAVPAPTGDVEVHLIGINDFHGQLDTTSVVSGKNVGTAAVLATYLKQARAKYANSLLFHNGDSVGAAAPVSSLERDEPTIEWMNMMGFDVGSLGNHEFDQGVEALKTQLFGGADPKNNKVVHAGTDFDYVNANAVDSKSSTPIINPYVIKEIGGVKIGFIGVVTKATPSKVSPAGTAGVRFLSPEEEVQAIEKYAAELQGKGVQTIVVLAHDPASTKGEATTGEAADLANALPAGSPVDVIVAGDNHALANGVVNGKLIVQAYSYGTAFEDIKLVIDHTTGDVKTKSAVVNTTFQDGVTPDAETAALVNKYLNLHPELTKPVGTTDGTITRTDAYNNESALGNLIADAMINADFGDGKGPADFAFMNPGGIRADLPKGNVSFGDLAKIQPFGNTLVKLTLTGAQIKTLLQQQWGVKADGTADTKTLQISGLKYTANMYLPAANRVASLTKADGTPINMNQKYTAVVNNFMAAGGDNYKVLTEASDSVPGPIDLDVFYDYIVKTFKGGLITSKIEGRIINNLSPAVISLPGSSPTAAPSPSASPAPSATPAPSATPAPAASSAPVFKDLGKVAWAQEAISYLAAKGIIKGVDGNNFAPTKNVTRAEFVTMLVRSLSLTNTGASNTFKDVKQGVWYSDSITAAVKAGIVKGSGSGKFEPGREITREEMAIMIVNALKGHLQPVDKNVALQKFADKSKIAPYAQEAVAQLTELGIVNGVDAGKFAPKSIANRAQAAVIIFRMLEKKVS; this is translated from the coding sequence ATGTGGAAGAAACGATGGAACAAGCCTCTCGCTTCTGTGCTGGCAACAGCTGTACTCTCAGCGCAGGTGCTTGGCGGATTTGTTGCTGGGGCGTTTTGGAGTACGGACAAGGCGGAGGCTGCTGATGTCGGGGGCTCTTCACTGCCTTTAATTGACCTGCGGTTAATGACCACGACGGACGTGCATACGAATGTATACGGCTGGGATTATTTCAAGAATGCCCTATCTGCTTCGGTCGGACTCGCTCGGACAGCGACCTTGATCAATACAGCGAGAAGCGAGCAATCGAACAACCTGCTGCTCGACAATGGGGACTTGATCCAGGGAACGCCGCTCGGTACATATGAGGCGAAGATTCAACCGGTGACCCAGGCGGTCTACGATTCCAAGCCCCATCCGATGATTGCGGCGCTGAACGCCCTGCATTACGATGCGGCAACTTTCGGCAACCATGAATTCAATTATGGTCTGGAATTCCTGGATCGGACGATCAATGGCAGTTTCACTGACAGTTTGAACACAAAAGCTAATTTTCCTTATATCAATGCGAATATTTATAAACCTGATGGCGTGACGAACTATTACAAACCTTATGAGATTATCACCAAGACGGTAAAGGATTCCAATAATCAAAGCCAATCGATCAAAGTCGGTCTTCTCGGTCTTGTAACCCCCCAGATCATGGAGTGGGACAAGGCCAATCTGGAAGGCAAGGTCGTGACCAAAGGCATTGTTGAAACAGCAGAAAAGTTTGTCCCTGAAATGAGAGCGGCCGGGGCCGACGTCATTGTGGTGATGGCGCATACCGGTTTCGATGCTGCTGCGGCGGGACCAAACGCTGAAAATGCCATCAGCGAGCTGAGTCAGGTTTCCGGCATTGACGCGATTACCTTCTCTCACACCCACAAAGTATTCCCGACGAATTGGGATACTACGAAGCTGGATGCATCTTTTATAGATCCGGCAACGAAGCAGCCTTACAGCTATATTGACAATGTGAACGGCCATATCCACGGCGTTCCGGCTGTGCAGGCCGGTTACGGCGGAGGCTATCTGGGCCTTATTGACCTCAAAATCACTAAAGATGGCAGCGGAAAATGGGTGGTTGACAAGGCGGCTTCCAAAGCTTCGACCCGTTCGGCCTCTGGAGCCGCGGAAGATCCGGCTATTCTGGCTGCGGTAGGGGCCGATCATCAGGCTACAATTGATTACACCGGCACACCGCTCGGCACGACAACGGCTCGGATGAACAGTTATTTCGCTCTGGTACAGGACGATCCGACCGTTCAGATTGTGACCTATGCCCAAAAACATTATGTGGAAAACGAAATTGCCACCAATCCTGCCTTGGCGGAGTATAAAGGCCTGCCGATTCTCAGCGTGGGCGCTCCTTTCAAGGCGGGACGCAACGGCCCTGGCGAATATACAAGTATTGCCGCCGGTCCGCTGACGATCCGCAGCGCGAGCGATCTGTATCTGTACGACAACACGCTGAAAGTGATCAAGCTTAAAGGTTCTGTCGTCAAGGAATGGCTGGAAATGAGCGCAGGCGCGTTCAACCGTATCAAGCCGGGCATTTCCACTCCGCAGCCTCTGCTGAATCCGGCGTTTGCCGTATTCAACTTTGATGTTATTGACGGCATCAAGTACAAAATTGATGTAACTAAAAAAGCGAAATACAAGCCTGACGGCACGATCAACGACGCATCTTCGAGCCGTGTAACGGAAGTGACATACGGAGGCAAGCCTCTGGATCCGAACCAGGATTTCATCGTAGTTACGAACAATTACCGCGCCAGCGGCGGGGGCAACTTCCCGGGCGTCAAAGGTTCCACGATGATCATGGATACCCAAACCGAGAACCGTCAGGTTCTGATGGATTATATCAAAGAGGCAGGCACGATTGACCCGACCGCTGACAACAACTGGTCCCTGGCTCCGATCAAGGGCAATGTAAATGTTACATTTACATCCTCCCCTGACGCGAAAAATGTTCTTCCTGGCAACATTCAGGATACAAAGGCGGTTGATGGCAAGGGATTTGAGATCTATAACCTGAATCTGAAAGAGGCTGTCCCAGCTCCTACCGGGGACGTTGAGGTTCACTTGATCGGCATTAACGACTTCCACGGCCAGCTTGACACTACTTCCGTTGTCAGTGGCAAGAATGTAGGGACGGCTGCGGTTCTCGCGACTTACCTGAAGCAGGCTCGTGCGAAATATGCGAACTCACTGCTCTTCCATAATGGAGACTCCGTTGGCGCAGCCGCTCCGGTATCCTCGCTTGAGCGTGACGAGCCGACCATTGAATGGATGAACATGATGGGATTCGATGTCGGCTCCTTGGGCAATCATGAGTTTGACCAAGGCGTTGAAGCGCTGAAGACGCAGCTCTTCGGCGGAGCGGACCCTAAGAACAACAAAGTTGTTCACGCCGGTACGGATTTTGATTATGTCAATGCCAATGCGGTAGACAGCAAGTCAAGCACACCGATTATTAATCCTTACGTCATCAAAGAAATCGGGGGCGTGAAGATCGGCTTTATCGGTGTTGTGACCAAGGCAACGCCAAGCAAGGTTTCTCCTGCAGGCACAGCGGGTGTCCGCTTCCTGTCTCCGGAAGAAGAAGTACAGGCTATCGAGAAGTACGCCGCCGAGCTTCAAGGCAAAGGCGTTCAAACCATCGTTGTGCTGGCGCATGATCCGGCGTCAACCAAGGGAGAGGCCACAACGGGCGAAGCCGCCGATCTGGCCAACGCGCTTCCCGCAGGCTCGCCGGTCGACGTTATCGTTGCCGGTGACAACCACGCGCTGGCGAACGGCGTCGTTAACGGCAAGCTGATTGTCCAGGCTTATTCTTACGGTACGGCATTTGAGGACATCAAGCTGGTTATCGACCATACAACAGGTGATGTCAAGACGAAGTCGGCTGTAGTAAACACCACTTTCCAAGACGGCGTAACACCTGATGCGGAAACCGCTGCTCTGGTTAATAAGTACCTGAATCTGCATCCAGAGCTGACCAAGCCGGTAGGTACGACAGACGGCACAATTACCCGTACTGATGCCTATAATAACGAGTCTGCCCTTGGCAACCTGATTGCCGACGCTATGATCAATGCGGATTTCGGCGACGGCAAAGGACCGGCCGACTTCGCCTTTATGAATCCGGGCGGTATCCGCGCGGATCTTCCGAAAGGGAATGTCTCGTTTGGCGATCTGGCCAAAATCCAGCCGTTCGGCAACACACTGGTGAAGCTGACGCTCACCGGAGCACAAATCAAGACTCTGCTGCAGCAGCAATGGGGTGTGAAAGCCGACGGAACAGCAGATACCAAAACACTGCAAATTTCCGGCCTGAAATATACGGCAAACATGTATCTGCCGGCAGCCAATCGCGTTGCCAGTCTCACCAAGGCTGACGGAACACCGATTAACATGAACCAAAAATACACCGCCGTTGTCAACAACTTCATGGCGGCCGGCGGAGATAACTACAAAGTTCTGACCGAAGCCAGCGATTCCGTGCCCGGACCTATTGATCTGGACGTGTTCTATGATTATATCGTGAAGACGTTCAAGGGCGGGCTGATCACATCCAAAATTGAAGGGCGTATCATCAACAATCTGAGCCCAGCGGTGATTTCGTTACCGGGGTCTTCGCCAACAGCAGCACCGAGTCCGTCCGCATCCCCAGCGCCTTCGGCAACTCCGGCTCCAAGCGCGACACCGGCTCCTGCTGCATCTTCCGCACCGGTCTTCAAGGATCTGGGTAAAGTTGCATGGGCGCAGGAAGCGATCAGTTACTTGGCTGCCAAGGGCATCATCAAAGGTGTTGACGGCAACAATTTTGCACCGACCAAAAATGTTACCCGCGCGGAATTCGTTACAATGCTGGTTCGTTCTCTTAGCCTGACGAATACCGGAGCAAGCAATACATTCAAAGATGTTAAGCAGGGCGTCTGGTACTCGGATTCCATCACCGCGGCGGTTAAGGCCGGCATTGTAAAAGGTTCGGGAAGCGGCAAATTCGAACCGGGACGTGAAATTACCCGTGAAGAAATGGCGATTATGATCGTGAACGCCCTTAAAGGACATCTGCAGCCGGTAGATAAAAACGTGGCGCTGCAGAAGTTCGCCGACAAGTCCAAAATTGCGCCTTACGCGCAGGAAGCTGTCGCACAGCTGACTGAGCTTGGAATTGTGAACGGTGTGGATGCCGGAAAATTCGCACCGAAGAGCATCGCCAACCGTGCTCAAGCAGCGGTTATTATCTTCCGTATGCTGGAGAAAAAAGTATCTTAA
- a CDS encoding tetratricopeptide repeat protein, whose protein sequence is MNLSEESLNTINESVYKCLDECLKKLNKRIHLKLFSLVYEKGGFTSQTRVKKTVAVQENAYPIAPQTLPRWEDLGKELRVPLPAAENALTPKELKSYFDKKLYREEQGIEYEKAADLETDGDSEATVSTEDETRILYSNHLHFSIHGSPVVISYILEIWNVDPVSRKMFYDKPEYSYLRMLLDFFHLDYFSVNEGLEIILDHSGQPVSKYNENMVLFNRRMTRLFLGKMQEHLLNGSEQERSGQIYDNTPSNTYYIHNLLEHMDEISSLTYENANPFGSILLMHRTTIVHSNFIRFSIRFKECDRIALDDSKRIRKLLELTNEDKDLYLIADHSHIYGLGEANWNLLKNALVLRLDFHGLSKFSLSLVCTEDERSTSGTMVVKDDRKYYSYDLALAENQLLAVSAKNPRLGEEGYSPERFINLLQKVFWDGIVNETVERSCKILDLMVRKAREQKHGTMVVITDPKTAVSELAILRKQSTLIEPRPIKAEHIPYLTSIDGAIYFDTNGDCHAIGVILDGIAKPEIGDASRGARFNSAHRYLHKLKGNGTEEDEKKCVIAIISEDGMVDLLPEIENEEQLLAISYEIINLIKENADTGLLEEKENILLNSAIADSEWLFQIGKAYRNSKKYERALVFLEQALKQAKDEFISSYHYNLVGLCYYLVQKDNTYLEKALQLSEKALHNPDSEDRLHTYYGNVGIACGTLAAHYSKEKQKDRNKIVPLYNKAVHALTEAVEIRKRKSIKIEDYFYVNRAICYRELGKMEDDKSNQAALFHKALEDFSFANSINPDRENYWNQALIHIVLGEHKEAASCLIHAIAIQTDPKYWDKLHALFEKEPALVMDAAALYKKLTGQEELPQELKQPYETYLNHLEMTERESAAGKQLDQNPEDSDSE, encoded by the coding sequence TTGAACCTGTCCGAAGAGAGCCTGAACACGATTAACGAGAGCGTCTATAAATGCCTGGATGAATGCCTGAAAAAGCTTAACAAACGTATTCACCTCAAGCTGTTTTCCCTGGTATACGAGAAGGGTGGCTTCACATCGCAGACACGTGTCAAAAAGACCGTCGCTGTGCAAGAAAATGCTTATCCCATCGCCCCGCAGACCCTCCCCCGTTGGGAAGATCTTGGCAAGGAATTGCGCGTCCCCCTGCCTGCGGCAGAAAATGCCCTTACTCCGAAGGAATTGAAAAGCTATTTTGACAAAAAGCTCTACCGCGAAGAACAGGGCATTGAATACGAGAAGGCTGCTGATTTGGAAACAGATGGAGATTCAGAAGCAACGGTATCCACTGAAGATGAGACACGCATCTTGTATTCCAATCACCTGCATTTCTCAATTCACGGGTCGCCCGTCGTTATTTCATACATTCTGGAAATCTGGAACGTCGATCCGGTATCCCGCAAAATGTTCTATGACAAGCCCGAATATTCATATCTGCGAATGCTGCTGGATTTCTTCCATCTCGATTATTTTTCCGTGAATGAAGGACTTGAAATTATCCTGGACCATAGCGGACAACCGGTCAGCAAATATAACGAGAACATGGTCTTATTTAACAGAAGGATGACCCGATTGTTCTTAGGTAAAATGCAGGAGCACTTGCTGAACGGCAGCGAACAGGAACGCTCCGGGCAGATTTATGACAATACTCCAAGCAACACCTACTACATTCATAACCTTCTGGAGCATATGGACGAGATTTCCAGCCTGACCTACGAGAACGCTAATCCTTTCGGGTCGATTCTGCTCATGCACCGAACAACCATTGTTCATTCTAACTTCATTCGTTTCAGTATCCGGTTTAAGGAGTGTGACCGGATTGCGCTGGATGATTCCAAGCGTATCCGTAAGCTGCTCGAGCTAACAAATGAGGACAAGGATTTGTATCTGATCGCGGATCACAGTCATATTTACGGCCTTGGCGAGGCGAACTGGAATCTGCTAAAGAACGCGCTGGTTCTGCGTCTGGATTTTCACGGACTGTCCAAGTTCAGCCTGTCGCTGGTCTGTACAGAGGACGAACGGTCTACAAGCGGAACGATGGTTGTAAAGGATGACCGCAAATATTACAGCTACGATCTCGCTCTTGCCGAGAATCAATTGCTGGCGGTATCGGCTAAAAATCCCAGATTAGGAGAAGAAGGCTACAGCCCTGAGCGTTTTATCAACCTGCTGCAAAAAGTATTCTGGGATGGGATCGTCAACGAAACCGTAGAACGGAGCTGCAAAATTCTGGATCTCATGGTCCGTAAGGCTCGTGAGCAAAAACACGGAACGATGGTTGTAATCACGGACCCGAAGACGGCAGTAAGCGAGTTGGCTATCCTGCGGAAGCAATCCACCCTGATTGAGCCGAGACCGATCAAAGCTGAGCACATTCCGTACTTAACCTCGATTGACGGAGCTATCTATTTTGACACGAATGGAGACTGCCACGCGATCGGTGTCATTCTGGACGGCATTGCCAAACCGGAAATCGGTGACGCCAGCCGCGGCGCGCGTTTCAATTCAGCCCATCGGTATCTTCACAAGCTCAAGGGCAACGGTACTGAGGAAGACGAAAAAAAATGCGTGATCGCCATTATCTCGGAGGACGGGATGGTCGATTTGCTGCCGGAAATTGAAAATGAGGAGCAGTTGCTGGCAATTTCTTATGAAATTATTAATCTGATTAAAGAAAATGCCGATACAGGCTTGTTGGAAGAGAAAGAGAACATCCTACTGAATTCTGCGATTGCGGATAGCGAGTGGCTATTCCAGATTGGCAAAGCTTATCGTAATTCAAAGAAATACGAAAGGGCATTGGTTTTTTTAGAACAGGCTTTGAAACAAGCCAAAGATGAGTTTATCTCATCCTACCATTATAATTTGGTTGGACTTTGCTATTATTTAGTCCAAAAAGATAATACTTATTTGGAAAAAGCCTTGCAATTATCTGAAAAAGCGCTTCATAATCCGGACAGCGAAGATAGACTTCACACTTACTATGGCAATGTAGGCATAGCTTGCGGTACACTAGCAGCACACTATTCTAAAGAAAAGCAGAAAGATAGGAATAAAATAGTCCCGCTTTATAACAAAGCTGTACATGCACTGACAGAAGCAGTTGAAATTAGAAAACGAAAATCCATTAAAATTGAAGATTATTTCTACGTTAATCGAGCAATTTGTTACCGTGAATTAGGAAAGATGGAAGATGATAAATCGAATCAAGCGGCATTGTTCCATAAAGCGCTTGAAGATTTTAGCTTTGCCAACTCAATAAATCCTGATAGAGAGAATTATTGGAATCAAGCACTAATTCACATTGTTCTGGGCGAACACAAAGAGGCAGCAAGCTGTTTGATTCATGCAATAGCCATCCAAACCGATCCAAAATATTGGGACAAGCTGCATGCTCTCTTTGAGAAAGAACCTGCACTTGTCATGGATGCCGCTGCACTTTATAAGAAACTTACAGGCCAAGAAGAGCTTCCCCAAGAACTGAAACAGCCTTACGAGACCTATCTCAACCATCTCGAAATGACCGAAAGAGAGAGTGCGGCCGGCAAACAACTAGATCAGAACCCTGAAGACTCCGATTCGGAGTAG
- a CDS encoding NAD(P)H-dependent oxidoreductase translates to MQKVKDQIIEAYQFRHACKEFDAGKKISDADFDFILETGRLSPSSFGFEPWKFVVLQNPAIREKLLPVTWGAQKQLPTSSHFVIALSRTQADMVADSAHIQRMMKEVQLLPEEVQHGKGKAYHNFQENDFKLLENERVTFEWGSRQTYIALGNMMTAAAQIGIDSCPIEGFDKEKVEQILKEEGILKGNFGIACMVAFGYRLQEPRPKTRQTIEQIVEWVR, encoded by the coding sequence ATGCAAAAAGTAAAAGATCAAATTATTGAAGCCTATCAATTTCGACATGCTTGTAAGGAGTTTGATGCAGGCAAAAAAATAAGCGATGCCGACTTTGATTTTATTCTTGAAACCGGGCGTCTATCCCCAAGCTCGTTCGGGTTTGAGCCTTGGAAATTTGTCGTCCTTCAAAACCCGGCGATTCGCGAAAAGCTGCTTCCGGTAACGTGGGGAGCCCAAAAACAACTGCCGACATCGAGCCATTTCGTGATCGCTCTCTCCCGCACACAAGCCGATATGGTTGCAGATTCCGCACATATCCAAAGGATGATGAAAGAAGTTCAATTGCTTCCAGAGGAAGTTCAGCATGGCAAAGGAAAAGCCTATCATAACTTCCAAGAGAATGATTTCAAGCTGCTTGAGAACGAAAGAGTGACTTTTGAATGGGGCTCCCGGCAAACTTATATCGCTTTGGGCAATATGATGACCGCCGCCGCTCAAATCGGAATCGATTCCTGCCCGATAGAAGGGTTCGACAAAGAAAAAGTAGAGCAAATTCTGAAAGAAGAAGGAATCCTAAAGGGGAATTTCGGGATCGCCTGCATGGTTGCATTCGGATACCGGCTTCAAGAGCCTCGTCCAAAAACAAGACAAACGATCGAGCAAATTGTAGAGTGGGTTCGTTAA